In Pengzhenrongella sicca, a single genomic region encodes these proteins:
- a CDS encoding RHS repeat domain-containing protein, whose translation MALVVTALPASAATPVVPTGLAFERAVTFTPVLAATVSDPDGGTVGGKFFARTAGSGTWNLINGVKSLVPSGQVARMALPAAASGQAVEWTVQSCDASACSASAATQTNVISPLLGTGSRKNATTVPLSLGDRVQATVDIGSGNLLVTAQGLSVPGVNGDLPVGVAYNSLAVAGPSLQASTSNATGFGWTQTLGFAVRLEFAADASVVYYGPAGLSGTFVPDGSGGFVPPAGLTADLSTYGGEWTLTDHVSTQKLTFTGVGLLTKVQDRNLNTTTLTYDATYPTVPATVVGTAGPVNARTITVASTAGRIIGLSQTVTGGSRTVGYGYDGNGDLVTITDPLGRVTTFAYSSHKLVTATAPGGIQTEFTYDARLRVTAVRQINSSAGSPGDSWTRLAYPTSTTVWFSDGAQDEAGSPTTSKRTIYTLTNDRTGHVATAVDSKGRSRATTYTSNMDSATNSVGTGGSVQTTTNVFDPAVNSGESRTSQTSQGGASTGWGYANTGATKYLPTSSTDDAGNSPQYGYDLAGNALTSQDGLAAQAVLTYNTNGTVATATAPGNGSNTTRYAYNTLKQMTTITPPTGTSLGVKTMTYDVYGRLSTSTDGRGITSTYTYDIDDRQSGVDYSGTVLNPDVAYTYDTAGRTATRVDAAGTTTYGYDQMSRLTSRVNTVDAITIGYGYDKSGRVASVTDARGTTTNTYDSSGGQTAMTYKAGAGTQTTQFAIDDKGRRTDTWMLTNPANTIWAAHSHTDYDSSGRPSRIYAERNIASSSAGSPTMVVDLSYCYGAGSVAPSCSTAPADDRSYVQWMTNTMTGQVTSYTYDGANRLTGATQSAGTDHLGNPIAQETYAYTYDVRGNRTGQTIVTGTGGGATTATQARTFNAGNQTSTAGFTYDAAGNQTADPAAGAITYTAGDQMATVTKAATTYNYTYAGVGNGELLSNQTPAATYAYTYGRESSIGKPVIEQVHRGADTAFIENDATGTPVMLRTSAGQQALYVYDAQGSPIALLTSGNTTAFAYSFDPYGAADLTQTTGGNGDPQTPFLYTGGLNDRTTGWTLNGARYYNGTEGRWTQNDTRDAPLDPLNANRYAYAGCNPINHTDPTGASVANCAAAGLAVVGSFVLFGTALAAEAPSAGLATGAVIGTGILVLSATLWAYDACTNI comes from the coding sequence ATGGCGTTGGTCGTGACGGCCTTACCGGCCTCCGCCGCGACACCGGTGGTGCCGACCGGGTTAGCGTTCGAGCGGGCGGTGACCTTCACTCCCGTCCTTGCCGCCACGGTTTCGGATCCGGACGGAGGCACTGTCGGCGGGAAGTTCTTCGCGCGGACGGCAGGCTCCGGGACCTGGAACCTGATCAACGGGGTCAAGTCCCTCGTGCCCTCAGGGCAGGTCGCTCGCATGGCCTTGCCAGCCGCCGCGTCCGGACAGGCCGTGGAGTGGACCGTGCAGTCATGCGACGCGAGCGCATGTTCAGCGTCCGCAGCGACCCAGACGAACGTCATTTCCCCTCTCCTGGGCACCGGCTCCCGCAAGAACGCCACCACCGTGCCCCTCTCCCTTGGAGACCGGGTGCAGGCCACCGTCGACATCGGCAGTGGGAACCTGCTTGTCACGGCGCAGGGACTGTCCGTGCCGGGAGTGAACGGCGACTTGCCCGTCGGGGTGGCGTACAACTCGCTCGCCGTCGCGGGCCCGAGCTTGCAGGCGTCGACCTCCAACGCGACCGGGTTCGGGTGGACGCAGACTCTTGGGTTCGCGGTGCGGCTCGAGTTCGCTGCCGACGCGAGCGTCGTCTACTACGGACCAGCGGGGCTGTCGGGCACCTTCGTCCCTGACGGCAGCGGGGGCTTCGTCCCGCCTGCGGGGTTGACGGCGGACCTCTCTACGTACGGCGGCGAGTGGACGCTCACCGATCACGTCTCAACGCAGAAGTTGACCTTCACAGGAGTGGGCCTCCTGACGAAGGTTCAAGATCGCAACCTCAACACGACAACCCTGACCTACGACGCGACCTATCCGACCGTCCCCGCGACGGTCGTGGGCACAGCGGGCCCGGTGAACGCACGCACCATCACCGTCGCCTCCACCGCCGGTCGAATCATCGGCCTGTCGCAGACCGTCACCGGGGGCTCGCGGACGGTCGGGTACGGCTACGACGGCAATGGTGACTTGGTCACCATCACCGACCCCCTCGGGCGGGTCACCACCTTCGCCTACTCCTCGCACAAGCTCGTTACCGCGACCGCACCTGGCGGGATCCAGACCGAGTTCACCTATGACGCACGGCTGCGCGTGACCGCGGTCCGGCAGATCAACTCCTCGGCCGGGTCGCCCGGCGACTCCTGGACCCGGCTGGCGTACCCGACGTCAACGACGGTGTGGTTCTCGGACGGCGCTCAGGACGAGGCCGGTTCGCCGACCACCTCCAAGCGCACCATCTACACGTTGACGAACGACCGCACCGGCCATGTGGCGACCGCGGTTGATTCGAAAGGCCGCTCCCGCGCGACCACATATACATCGAACATGGACTCGGCGACCAACTCGGTGGGCACCGGAGGAAGTGTTCAGACCACGACCAACGTTTTCGACCCTGCGGTCAACTCCGGGGAGTCGAGGACCTCGCAGACCAGCCAGGGTGGTGCGTCCACGGGGTGGGGCTACGCCAACACCGGCGCCACTAAGTACCTGCCGACCTCCTCGACCGACGACGCGGGCAACTCACCGCAGTACGGGTACGACCTAGCCGGGAACGCATTGACGAGCCAGGACGGCCTCGCCGCACAGGCGGTGCTGACGTACAACACCAACGGCACGGTGGCCACCGCGACCGCACCCGGCAACGGCTCGAACACCACCCGCTACGCGTACAACACGCTCAAGCAGATGACCACGATTACACCCCCGACCGGGACTAGCCTGGGCGTGAAGACGATGACCTACGACGTGTATGGGCGCCTTTCGACCTCGACAGACGGCCGTGGGATCACCTCGACGTACACCTACGACATCGACGACCGCCAGAGCGGAGTCGACTACTCCGGCACCGTCCTGAACCCCGACGTCGCCTATACCTACGACACCGCCGGCCGGACAGCGACCCGGGTGGACGCCGCCGGAACGACGACGTACGGGTATGACCAGATGTCCCGGCTGACCTCACGCGTCAACACCGTTGATGCCATCACGATCGGGTACGGCTACGACAAGTCCGGCCGCGTCGCGTCCGTCACCGACGCGCGCGGCACGACCACGAACACCTACGACAGCTCCGGTGGCCAGACTGCAATGACGTACAAGGCCGGCGCGGGCACGCAGACCACCCAGTTCGCGATCGACGACAAGGGCCGGCGCACCGACACGTGGATGCTGACCAACCCGGCGAACACGATCTGGGCGGCGCACTCGCACACCGACTACGACTCCTCCGGCCGCCCGTCGCGCATCTACGCCGAACGCAATATCGCCTCCAGCAGCGCCGGGTCACCCACGATGGTGGTCGACCTGTCCTACTGCTACGGCGCCGGGTCAGTTGCCCCGTCTTGCTCGACCGCGCCCGCCGATGACCGGTCGTACGTCCAGTGGATGACGAACACGATGACCGGGCAGGTCACCAGCTACACCTACGACGGCGCGAACAGGCTCACCGGCGCCACCCAGAGCGCTGGCACCGACCATCTAGGCAACCCGATCGCGCAGGAGACATACGCGTATACCTACGACGTGCGTGGCAACCGGACCGGGCAGACCATCGTCACCGGCACCGGCGGCGGCGCCACCACCGCGACGCAAGCCCGCACGTTCAACGCCGGGAACCAGACCAGTACCGCCGGGTTCACCTACGACGCGGCTGGGAACCAGACCGCAGACCCGGCCGCCGGGGCTATCACGTACACAGCCGGCGACCAGATGGCCACGGTCACCAAGGCCGCCACTACCTACAACTACACCTACGCCGGCGTAGGAAATGGGGAGCTCCTGAGCAACCAGACCCCCGCCGCCACCTACGCGTACACGTACGGGCGCGAAAGCTCGATCGGGAAGCCTGTGATCGAGCAGGTGCACCGCGGTGCCGACACCGCCTTCATAGAGAATGACGCAACGGGCACTCCCGTGATGCTTCGCACCAGCGCCGGTCAGCAAGCCCTGTACGTCTACGACGCACAAGGCTCACCCATCGCCCTGCTCACCAGCGGCAACACCACCGCCTTCGCCTACAGCTTCGACCCCTACGGCGCCGCCGACCTGACCCAGACCACCGGCGGCAACGGCGACCCGCAAACCCCGTTCCTGTACACCGGCGGGCTGAACGACCGCACCACCGGCTGGACCCTCAACGGGGCCCGCTACTACAACGGCACCGAAGGACGCTGGACCCAAAACGACACCCGCGACGCCCCCCTCGACCCCCTCAACGCCAACCGATACGCCTACGCCGGCTGCAACCCCATCAACCACACCGACCCCACGGGCGCGTCTGTGGCAAACTGTGCGGCCGCTGGTCTAGCTGTAGTTGGCTCGTTTGTGCTGTTCGGTACGGCGCTCGCTGCCGAGGCACCTTCTGCGGGGCTTGCCACAGGCGCTGTGATCGGAACGGGGATACTGGTGCTCAGTGCAACACTTTGGGCCTACGACGCCTGCACCAACATCTGA